The Thermomicrobiales bacterium genome includes a region encoding these proteins:
- a CDS encoding CoA ester lyase: protein MTIPLPRSLLFVPGHRQEMLAKATERGADAVVLDLEDSVPLAKKEEARRHVAAALADWPTGSPVQRFVRINAPRFGCVEDDLRAVTDHADVTLVVPKVDRVIELEPVRRLAVGRDLVVNIETPRSLLHAEAFADAIGVTGLFLGGEDLSASIGMRRTPDGAELQAARWMLLLAARAAGIAAWDSICPEFRDTAPLQRECEMAAAMGFDGKFAIHPAQIPTIHVAFAPSSDEVDKARRIVEAYDAAVHEGHGAVSVDGAMVDPPVAERARALLARASRQSA, encoded by the coding sequence ATGACAATCCCTCTGCCCCGATCACTCCTCTTCGTGCCCGGCCACCGGCAGGAAATGCTGGCCAAGGCGACCGAGCGCGGTGCTGACGCTGTCGTCCTCGATCTGGAAGACAGCGTGCCGCTAGCGAAGAAGGAAGAGGCCCGCCGGCACGTCGCAGCGGCGCTCGCCGACTGGCCGACGGGCTCGCCTGTGCAACGCTTCGTGCGGATCAATGCGCCACGCTTCGGCTGCGTTGAAGACGACTTGCGCGCGGTTACCGACCACGCCGATGTCACTCTCGTCGTGCCAAAGGTCGATCGTGTGATCGAGCTCGAGCCAGTTCGTCGCCTCGCTGTCGGCCGCGATCTCGTTGTCAACATCGAGACGCCTCGATCCCTGCTCCACGCCGAAGCGTTCGCCGATGCCATTGGTGTCACCGGCCTCTTCCTGGGCGGAGAAGACCTCAGCGCTTCGATCGGCATGCGGCGGACGCCCGACGGCGCAGAGCTACAGGCTGCCCGCTGGATGCTGCTACTGGCCGCGCGGGCGGCGGGGATCGCAGCGTGGGACAGCATCTGCCCGGAATTCCGTGACACCGCGCCACTGCAACGCGAATGCGAGATGGCGGCAGCGATGGGTTTCGACGGCAAGTTCGCGATCCATCCGGCGCAGATTCCGACGATTCACGTCGCCTTCGCTCCGTCGAGCGACGAGGTCGACAAAGCTCGCCGGATCGTTGAGGCGTACGACGCCGCTGTCCACGAGGGCCACGGTGCCGTGTCGGTCGATGGCGCGATGGTAGATCCGCCTGTCGCCGAGCGTGCCCGCGCGCTGCTGGCGCGCGCGAGCAGGCAGTCCGCATGA
- a CDS encoding CBS domain-containing protein gives MSVASRTLVTEIMTSEVMTVTPDTPIESAARTLFTERISGMPVVEDKRLVGMVTEFDIIAKEGTTVADIMTRDVLSVGEDTDAEAVARILISQHVRRVPVVRDAQVVGIISRSDLVRLFAVTRWSCESCGYYTRGFERLSVCPKCGGTTIILEREPPGS, from the coding sequence GCTAGCAGGACGCTGGTCACCGAGATCATGACCAGCGAGGTCATGACCGTGACCCCGGATACACCAATTGAGTCGGCCGCCCGAACACTGTTCACCGAACGTATTTCCGGTATGCCAGTCGTTGAGGACAAGCGCCTGGTTGGCATGGTGACCGAGTTCGACATCATCGCCAAAGAGGGCACGACAGTTGCCGATATCATGACTCGCGACGTCCTGAGTGTCGGCGAAGACACCGACGCCGAGGCAGTTGCACGAATCCTGATCAGCCAGCACGTTCGCCGCGTTCCGGTCGTGCGGGATGCGCAGGTCGTCGGGATCATCTCGCGCTCCGACCTCGTTCGCCTGTTCGCCGTGACCCGCTGGTCGTGCGAATCGTGCGGCTACTACACTCGCGGCTTCGAGCGGCTGAGCGTGTGCCCGAAGTGTGGCGGCACAACAATCATCCTGGAACGCGAACCACCGGGCTCGTAA